ACCGCTACGCGGTCCCCCTCCCCACAAAGTGGGGAGGAAAGCCAGGCGACGGTGGTAGAGAAGCCTCATGACCCCCAAGCACCAACTCCGCGCCGCCATGCGCGCCCTGCGCAAGCGCCTGGCCGAGGTCGACGCCGAGGCCGCCGAGCGGGCGGCGGGCCACGCCGAGGCCTTGCCGTCGGGTGGAACCGTCGCCCTCTATCGCGCCATGGGTTCCGAGCTGGACACCGACGCCCTAGCCAACGTCCTGCATCAGGCGGGCCGTCGGCTGTGCCTGCCGGTGGTGCTGGAGCGCGACGCCGCCATGGTCTTTCGCGCCTGGACGCCCGGCGAGCCGCTGGAGCTGGACGCCGCCGGATGCCCCGCGCCCCTGCCGCTCAGCGAGCGCGTCACGCCCGACCTGATCCTGACGCCCCTGCTGGCCTTCGATCTTCACGGCGGGCGGCTGGGGCAGGGCGGGGGCTATTACGACCGGACCTTCGCGGCCCTGCCGGAGACCAGGCGCATCGGTTTCGCCTATGCGGGACAGCAGGTCGAGCCGCTTGATCTGGAACCGCATGACATGCGTCTGCATGGCGTTCTGACCGAGACCGGCTATAGAGCCTTCGCATGAGACTGGCTTTTTTCGGTGACGTGGTCGGCAAGTCCGGGCGCGATGGTTTGGCGGATCATCTTCCGGGGCTGAGGCGCGACCTCAAGCTCGACTTCGTGGTGGTCAACGCCGAGAACGCGGCGGGCGGTTTCGGCATCACCGAGAACACGGCCAACGACATCTTCAACG
The nucleotide sequence above comes from Brevundimonas naejangsanensis. Encoded proteins:
- a CDS encoding 5-formyltetrahydrofolate cyclo-ligase, with product MTPKHQLRAAMRALRKRLAEVDAEAAERAAGHAEALPSGGTVALYRAMGSELDTDALANVLHQAGRRLCLPVVLERDAAMVFRAWTPGEPLELDAAGCPAPLPLSERVTPDLILTPLLAFDLHGGRLGQGGGYYDRTFAALPETRRIGFAYAGQQVEPLDLEPHDMRLHGVLTETGYRAFA